DNA sequence from the Salinibacter grassmerensis genome:
GGGTTCGCCATCGGGTCCGCGGCGCTGGCGGCACTCGCGTGGCTGGCCACCTACTTTTCGGAGGCGGCGGCGCAGAACCTGCTGTCGCTAGAGGCGGGCGTCAACCTTATGAACCCTCCCGTTCTGGTGGGCCTGCTCCTGGGCGCCATGCTGACGTTTTACCTCTCCTCGGTCGGGATCCACGCCATCAGTCGGGGCGGGGCGGCCGTCGTCAACGAGGTGCGGCGGCAGTTCGACGAGATTGACGGCGTGCGCAGCGGCGACACGAAGCCGGACTACGCCCGGTGCGTGGACATCACAACGGGGGCGGCGCTACGCGAGATGATGCTGCCCGGTGTTGTGGTACTGGTGGCGCCGGTCGTGGTGGGCGCCCTGCCGGGGCTCGGCGTTGAGGCGCTGGCGGGCCTGCTCGCCGGTGTGCTGATGAGTGGCTTCCTGACGGCGATCTTCATGTCGAATGCCGGGGGCGCCTGGGACAACGCCAAGAAGTACATCGAGTCCGGCGTGCACGGCGGCAAGGGCAGCGAGGCGCACAAGGCCTCGGTCGTGGGCGACACTGTGGGCGACCCGCTGAAGGACACGGCGGGGCCCTCGCTCAACGTGCTCATCAAGCTGATGGGCAAGGTGGCGGTCATCTTCCTGCCCCTCTTTGCCTACCTGTTGGGCTAGTGCGCCCTTGCATTCTGCATCCTGTCATTCCCCCGACCGGGCCCTGTCGCTTGGTCGGGGGATTCTATTTGGGACCCGCGTCGAAGGGGGCGTCAGTTGAAGCGATTCATCGCCGTGTCCAGGTCATCCCGGGCCGCCGTGAGGATGGCGTCTTCAGCGTCCTCGCGGGCCGACCGGGCCGCCGGCCGCTGCTCGTCGGTAAAGGAGGAGAGGACATAGTCGGACTGGCGCCCCTCCGGAAAGTCGTCGCCGATGCCAATCCGAAGGCGGGGGAATTCGGTGGTGCCGAGCCGCTGGGCCACATGGGCAAGGCCGTTGTGTCCCCCGCTGCTGCCCGCAGGGCGGAGCCGGATGGTGCCGATCGGAAGGTGCAGGTCGTCGACGATGACGAGGAGCCGGTCGAGGGAAAGGTCGTAGTGGTCCTGCAGGCCCGCGACGGCGTCGCCGCTCCGGTTCATGTAGGTGAGAGGCACGGCCAGCCCGATCTTCTGATCGACGTACCGGCCCCAGCCGACGAGCGCGTCGGACTGGTGCTGGAGCGAGATGTCGAGGCGGCCGGATAGCCCGTCGATGACCCGATGGCCTACGTTGTGGCGTGTGTCTTCGTACTCGGCGCCTGGATTGCCGAGGCCGATGGCGAGAAGGGAGGGGGTAGACATGCGGTCTGAGGGAGGTGGGGAGACAAATAGAAAAGGGCGACCGGAGTCGGCCGCCCTTCTGGGGAGTCAAATGGAGGGACGTCGGCGCGCAGCCGATCGCTCTTACTGATACTCTTCTTCGGCGCCGCCCTCGCCCGCTTCGTCTTCGCCTTCGGCGGCCTCGCCTTCTTCCGTGTCGACGGCCTCGCCCTCCTCGGCAATTTCCTCCTCGGTGAGCTCTTCCTCCTCTTCTTCGGCCTCGGTCGTGGGTGCGGTCTCGATCTGCGGCGCTACCACTGTGACGAGCGTCTGGTCCCTCGACGTTTTGATCTCGTAGTCGGTCTCAAGGTCGTAGACGTGTAGCGAGTTGCCGATGGCAAGCTCGCTGATGTCGACCTCGATCTGAGAGGGAATGTTCTCGGGCAGCACCGAGATCGTAAGCTCACGGGCAATCTGCTGGGTGTCGCCGCCGTTCTGCTGGCCGACCGGAATTCCGGTGTAGTTCAGCGGCACCGTCAGCGTGACCTCGTCGCCCTCTTCGAGCGCCTGAAAGTCGGCGTGCAGGGGACGGTCGGTGAGCGGGTGCAGGTCGTAGTCCTTCAAGATGCAGTTCCACGTGTCCCCGTTCATCTCTACCTGGGCCACCGGGGCCGAGCGCCGGTAGATCAGCTTGTTGAGAGCGGCAATCGGAATCTGCAGCGGCGTCGACTCGACGGTACGCCCGTACAGGATGCACGGGACGCGGTTGTCGTTGCGGATTTCGCGGGCGGCCTTCGAGCCGG
Encoded proteins:
- the pth gene encoding aminoacyl-tRNA hydrolase: MSTPSLLAIGLGNPGAEYEDTRHNVGHRVIDGLSGRLDISLQHQSDALVGWGRYVDQKIGLAVPLTYMNRSGDAVAGLQDHYDLSLDRLLVIVDDLHLPIGTIRLRPAGSSGGHNGLAHVAQRLGTTEFPRLRIGIGDDFPEGRQSDYVLSSFTDEQRPAARSAREDAEDAILTAARDDLDTAMNRFN
- a CDS encoding 50S ribosomal protein L25, which gives rise to MDAPVIEAQPRETGSKAAREIRNDNRVPCILYGRTVESTPLQIPIAALNKLIYRRSAPVAQVEMNGDTWNCILKDYDLHPLTDRPLHADFQALEEGDEVTLTVPLNYTGIPVGQQNGGDTQQIARELTISVLPENIPSQIEVDISELAIGNSLHVYDLETDYEIKTSRDQTLVTVVAPQIETAPTTEAEEEEEELTEEEIAEEGEAVDTEEGEAAEGEDEAGEGGAEEEYQ